In Deinococcus sedimenti, a single genomic region encodes these proteins:
- a CDS encoding heparan-alpha-glucosaminide N-acetyltransferase domain-containing protein, with amino-acid sequence MTLPAPPPTTGHSDPTPDLQHGAAPPVARPRLTALDAFRGATVLLMLLVNNVALGGATPAQLMHAPFGGLTLTDLVFPWFLYCAGAALPFSQAAMTRAGLSGAARTRRLLERAALLYLLGAFETSVTTHHLTLGLGVLQLIALATLFAALLGDLRSRARLLIAALLLAGYAAFLKLGVHPGGIGVISETSNPVQALNDAVLNPLGLRGLISVIPTTALVLLGSVAARVLYLRDPRAPAKLLGLGLTLSAAGFGWAASGHLPLSKTLWTPPYILYAAGLGTLALLLTWLIADSGRVPRGAALLHPLTIPGRNALAGYVLPILIKVWILQDWTVAWTGRAQPIGAALLTLAQRHLGAVGGGWTYTLGYVAAVWLGLAWMARRDLILKL; translated from the coding sequence ATGACGCTCCCGGCCCCACCCCCCACCACCGGCCACAGCGACCCCACCCCCGACCTTCAGCACGGCGCCGCGCCTCCAGTTGCGCGGCCCCGCCTGACCGCCCTGGACGCCTTCCGCGGCGCGACCGTCCTGCTCATGCTGCTCGTGAACAACGTCGCGCTGGGCGGCGCCACCCCCGCGCAACTCATGCATGCCCCGTTCGGCGGGCTGACCCTCACGGACCTGGTGTTCCCCTGGTTCCTGTACTGCGCCGGGGCGGCCCTGCCGTTCTCGCAGGCCGCCATGACCCGCGCGGGCCTGAGCGGCGCGGCCCGCACCCGCCGCCTGCTGGAACGCGCCGCGCTGCTGTACCTGCTCGGCGCATTCGAGACGAGCGTCACCACCCACCACCTCACACTGGGCCTGGGCGTGCTGCAACTCATCGCGCTCGCCACGCTCTTCGCCGCGCTGCTGGGCGACCTGCGCAGCCGCGCCCGCCTCCTGATCGCGGCGCTGCTGCTCGCCGGGTACGCCGCGTTCCTGAAACTCGGCGTGCACCCCGGCGGGATCGGCGTGATCAGCGAGACCAGCAACCCCGTCCAGGCCCTGAACGACGCCGTCCTGAACCCGCTGGGCCTGCGGGGCCTGATCTCCGTCATTCCCACCACCGCGCTCGTGCTGCTGGGCAGCGTCGCCGCGCGCGTCCTGTACCTGCGAGACCCGCGCGCCCCCGCCAAACTGCTGGGCCTGGGCCTGACCCTCAGCGCCGCGGGGTTCGGCTGGGCGGCCAGCGGACACCTGCCGCTCAGCAAGACCCTGTGGACTCCGCCGTACATCCTGTACGCGGCGGGCCTGGGCACCCTGGCGCTGCTGCTGACGTGGCTGATCGCCGACTCGGGGCGCGTGCCGCGCGGCGCGGCGCTGCTGCACCCGCTGACCATCCCTGGGCGCAACGCCCTGGCCGGGTACGTGCTGCCCATCCTGATCAAGGTCTGGATCCTGCAGGACTGGACGGTGGCCTGGACGGGCCGCGCGCAGCCCATCGGCGCGGCGCTGCTGACCCTCGCGCAGCGGCACCTCGGCGCGGTCGGCGGCGGCTGGACGTACACGCTGGGCTACGTCGCCGCCGTGTGGCTGGGCCTGGCCTGGATGGCCCGCCGCGACCTGATCCTGAAACTCTGA
- a CDS encoding polysaccharide deacetylase family protein — protein MTPTRRPLPTLLATLTLGTPTPTLAAHAPTFATLPGQIQPIAPGTQTAPELPTLTLTPALAYVHTVNVLGNGFITVAHAILTLNAAQHAQARPLAEAAVQRVFAARPDLTEVDVSVYDAGSYAGFGGPLPLLTASVPRARLNDFQAWAAGRGPYDRAWVNPGPTSAATRPADRVRETTPTLTTDPAAPLTAQNRARLRDTTAQVAGGEHGGLLYRARRGTTDLAALTFDDAPHPLFEPLLLDLLRRSGAHATFFVIGRNAQAYPYFVRDMAAQGHEVGNHTYHHVRLPPLSPAAVLDELQRTNALLRDLTGKPVRYFRPPGGDYTPATLQAARDAGLTTVFWTDDPGDFQNPGDTVLERRYRTHLHAGGIVLLHDNAPQMLDVLRDFLRYARQEGVALTTVGGLPK, from the coding sequence TTGACCCCCACCCGCCGACCGCTGCCGACCCTGCTGGCCACCCTCACCCTCGGCACGCCGACCCCGACCCTGGCCGCTCACGCCCCCACGTTCGCCACGCTGCCCGGCCAGATTCAACCCATCGCGCCCGGCACGCAGACCGCGCCGGAACTGCCCACCCTGACCCTCACGCCCGCCCTGGCGTACGTGCACACGGTGAACGTGCTCGGCAACGGGTTCATCACGGTCGCGCACGCCATCCTCACCCTGAACGCCGCGCAGCACGCCCAAGCCCGCCCCCTGGCCGAGGCGGCCGTGCAGCGCGTGTTCGCCGCGCGCCCCGACCTGACCGAGGTGGACGTCAGCGTGTATGACGCGGGCAGCTACGCCGGATTCGGCGGGCCGCTCCCCCTGCTGACCGCCAGCGTCCCCCGCGCCCGCCTGAACGACTTTCAGGCCTGGGCCGCCGGACGCGGCCCGTACGACCGCGCGTGGGTGAACCCCGGCCCCACCAGCGCCGCCACGCGCCCCGCCGACCGCGTCCGCGAGACCACCCCGACCCTCACCACCGACCCCGCCGCGCCCCTGACCGCGCAGAACCGCGCGCGACTGCGCGACACCACCGCCCAGGTCGCCGGCGGCGAACACGGCGGGCTCCTGTACCGCGCCCGCCGGGGCACCACGGATCTGGCCGCGCTGACCTTCGACGACGCGCCCCACCCGCTGTTCGAACCGCTGCTGCTCGACCTGCTGCGCCGCAGCGGCGCGCACGCCACGTTCTTCGTGATCGGCCGCAACGCCCAGGCGTACCCGTACTTCGTGCGCGACATGGCCGCCCAGGGTCACGAGGTCGGCAACCACACCTACCACCACGTCCGCCTGCCCCCCCTGAGCCCGGCGGCCGTCCTGGACGAACTTCAACGCACGAACGCCCTGCTGCGCGACCTGACCGGCAAACCCGTACGGTACTTCCGCCCGCCCGGCGGCGACTACACCCCTGCGACCCTCCAGGCGGCGCGCGACGCAGGCCTGACCACCGTGTTCTGGACGGACGACCCCGGCGACTTCCAGAACCCCGGTGACACCGTCCTGGAACGCCGCTACCGCACCCACCTGCACGCGGGCGGCATCGTGCTCCTGCATGACAACGCCCCGCAGATGCTCGACGTGCTGCGGGACTTCCTGCGCTACGCCCGGCAGGAGGGCGTCGCCCTGACGACCGTCGGCGGCCTCCCCAAATAA
- a CDS encoding ABC transporter ATP-binding protein: MTDTLNRTAPASNDVGQELRIEGLAAGYGKVQVLWDVSLHAAPGEFVAVIGANGAGKTTTLRAVSGVVKPTAGRITLGGVDITRAEPSRVVALGLGHVPEGRELFPHMTVRENLELGAAMSAAARARAAETLSEVYALFPRLQERAGQLAGTLSGGEQQMVAVGRALMARPSVLVVDEPSLGLSPLMTQTVFEALKAVNARGVTVVLVEQNVNLSLKLAHRAYVLENGQVVKEGTGAALLADPAVREAYLAL; this comes from the coding sequence ATGACCGACACATTGAATCGGACGGCCCCCGCGTCGAATGACGTGGGGCAGGAACTGAGGATTGAGGGTCTGGCTGCCGGGTACGGGAAGGTGCAGGTGTTGTGGGACGTCTCGCTGCACGCCGCGCCGGGTGAGTTCGTGGCGGTGATCGGCGCGAACGGGGCGGGCAAGACGACCACGCTGCGCGCAGTGAGTGGCGTGGTGAAGCCCACGGCGGGCCGCATCACGCTGGGCGGGGTGGACATCACGCGGGCCGAGCCGAGCCGCGTGGTGGCGCTGGGCCTGGGGCACGTCCCGGAGGGCCGCGAGTTGTTCCCGCACATGACGGTGCGCGAGAATCTGGAGCTGGGCGCGGCCATGAGTGCCGCTGCCCGCGCGCGCGCCGCCGAGACGCTGTCGGAGGTGTACGCACTGTTCCCACGCCTTCAGGAGCGGGCGGGGCAGCTGGCAGGCACACTGTCGGGCGGCGAGCAGCAGATGGTCGCGGTGGGCCGCGCGCTGATGGCCCGCCCCAGCGTGCTGGTCGTGGACGAGCCCAGTCTGGGCCTGTCGCCGCTGATGACGCAGACGGTGTTCGAGGCGCTGAAGGCCGTGAACGCGCGGGGCGTGACGGTGGTGCTGGTCGAGCAGAACGTGAACCTCAGCCTGAAGCTGGCGCACCGGGCGTACGTGCTGGAGAACGGGCAGGTCGTTAAGGAGGGGACGGGCGCGGCGCTGCTGGCCGACCCGGCCGTGCGCGAGGCGTACCTGGCGCTCTGA
- a CDS encoding ABC transporter ATP-binding protein: MTATATRGVPSPAPQGVEVLRAEGLSKRFGGLKAVQDVSFTHQQGEILAVIGPNGAGKTTLLNLLSGVYRPSAGRLHLMGRDVTDQPMEARCHAGLGRAFQIVRPFPEMTVHENVTVGALFGKPGQRLPEARERAWALLERTGLAAHADKAAHELTLLQDKRLEVARALATNPSVLLLDEVMAGLRPGEAQEAVALVRGVRDSGVSVLFIEHIMPVVRDLADRVVVMDQGQVLAQGTYREVTADPRVVSAYLGTEEGLHA, encoded by the coding sequence GTGACTGCCACTGCAACCAGGGGCGTCCCCTCCCCCGCCCCGCAGGGCGTGGAGGTCCTGCGCGCCGAGGGCCTCTCGAAGCGCTTCGGCGGCCTGAAGGCCGTGCAGGACGTGTCGTTCACGCACCAGCAGGGCGAGATCCTGGCAGTGATCGGGCCGAACGGGGCGGGCAAGACGACACTGCTGAACCTGCTGTCCGGCGTGTACCGCCCGTCGGCGGGGCGGCTGCACCTGATGGGCCGCGACGTGACCGATCAGCCCATGGAGGCCCGCTGTCACGCCGGGCTGGGCCGCGCGTTCCAGATCGTGCGGCCCTTCCCGGAGATGACCGTGCACGAGAACGTCACGGTGGGCGCCCTGTTCGGGAAGCCCGGTCAGCGCCTGCCGGAGGCGCGCGAGCGGGCGTGGGCGCTGCTGGAACGCACCGGGCTGGCGGCGCACGCCGACAAGGCCGCGCATGAACTGACGCTGTTGCAGGACAAGCGACTGGAGGTGGCGCGCGCCCTGGCGACGAATCCCAGCGTGCTCCTGCTGGACGAGGTGATGGCGGGCCTGCGTCCCGGCGAGGCGCAGGAGGCGGTCGCGCTCGTGCGCGGTGTGCGCGACAGCGGCGTGAGCGTGCTGTTCATTGAGCACATCATGCCCGTCGTGCGGGATCTGGCGGACCGGGTGGTCGTGATGGATCAGGGGCAGGTGCTCGCGCAGGGCACGTACCGCGAGGTGACGGCCGACCCGCGCGTGGTCAGTGCGTACCTGGGCACGGAAGAGGGGCTGCACGCATGA
- a CDS encoding branched-chain amino acid ABC transporter permease, whose product MSARQAEAGAPVRAAPRREITPGAVLPLLGFLLLAALFPFLPLGTRSEFLLQIAFFTLVAGIMALSWDILARSGQVSLAHAAFYGLGAYGYALLLKAGLPWLLAMPVAALLAGGVSLILGTVTMRLSGMYFAIATLAFTEVVRTIIQNLPESVAGGATGLLVPALLGGNSRAQYGLAWGLLAFTVLVSLAVRLTRLHFAFAAIRQGEETARVLGVSIVRFKLLAFFISSCLAALAGVLYAGKTFFINPLETFSLANSIAPLTTSIFGGLYTTLGPVLGATVLRVAEEVLHNSVKNGYLVVYGLVLMLSILWLPRGLMGLRRGRKHGGDL is encoded by the coding sequence ATGAGCGCCCGTCAGGCCGAAGCCGGCGCACCGGTGCGTGCGGCGCCGCGCCGGGAGATCACGCCGGGCGCGGTCCTGCCCCTGCTGGGGTTCCTGCTGCTGGCGGCGCTGTTCCCGTTCCTGCCACTGGGCACCCGTTCGGAGTTCCTGCTGCAGATCGCGTTCTTCACGCTGGTGGCGGGGATCATGGCGCTGTCGTGGGACATCCTGGCGCGCAGCGGGCAGGTGAGCCTCGCGCACGCGGCGTTCTACGGGCTGGGCGCTTACGGGTACGCACTGCTGCTGAAAGCGGGCCTGCCGTGGCTGCTGGCCATGCCGGTCGCGGCACTCCTGGCTGGCGGCGTGAGCCTGATCCTGGGCACGGTCACGATGCGCCTGAGCGGCATGTACTTCGCGATCGCCACGCTGGCGTTCACGGAGGTGGTCCGCACGATCATCCAGAATCTCCCCGAGAGCGTCGCGGGCGGCGCGACCGGCCTGCTCGTGCCCGCGCTGCTGGGCGGGAACAGCCGCGCGCAGTATGGGCTCGCGTGGGGGCTGCTGGCGTTCACGGTGCTCGTCAGTCTGGCGGTGCGCCTGACGCGGCTGCACTTCGCGTTCGCCGCGATCCGGCAGGGCGAGGAAACCGCGCGGGTGCTGGGCGTGAGCATCGTGCGCTTCAAGCTGCTGGCGTTCTTCATCAGCTCCTGCCTGGCCGCGCTGGCGGGCGTGCTGTACGCCGGGAAGACGTTCTTCATCAACCCGCTGGAGACCTTCAGCCTGGCGAACTCCATCGCGCCGCTGACCACCTCGATCTTCGGGGGGCTGTACACGACGCTGGGACCGGTACTGGGCGCGACCGTGCTGCGCGTGGCCGAGGAAGTGCTGCACAACAGCGTGAAGAACGGGTACCTCGTCGTGTACGGGCTGGTGCTGATGCTGAGCATCCTGTGGCTCCCGCGCGGCCTGATGGGCCTGCGCCGGGGCAGGAAACACGGAGGTGACCTGTGA
- a CDS encoding branched-chain amino acid ABC transporter permease, giving the protein MDLFVQTLVNGLLQSGLYALVASGLALAVGVVGIVNFAHGEYLMIGAFLAWAGSAFLGVDPLLSLPVIAVAVFAIGALTYRVSIRHVLLAPELNQMLLTFGLGILLQNLALMLLGGNTRTVSTPYQASSLQLGDLSVGGPKALAFGLAALLLAALYGVLYRTTLGRQMRAVAQNRRGAQLIGINVDRVYLIAFGVSCGLAAVAGVLVSVLLFASPTVGLVFALKAFAIIVMAGLGNLTGVLWASVLLGVSEALVQTYVPGGGGWSDAVFFLMIFGTLVLRSFRGAK; this is encoded by the coding sequence ATGGACTTATTTGTGCAGACGCTGGTCAACGGCCTGCTGCAGAGCGGCCTGTACGCGCTCGTCGCGTCGGGGCTGGCGCTGGCGGTGGGTGTGGTCGGCATCGTGAACTTCGCGCATGGGGAATACCTGATGATCGGGGCGTTCCTGGCGTGGGCGGGCAGCGCCTTTCTGGGCGTCGATCCGCTGCTGAGCCTGCCGGTCATCGCGGTGGCGGTCTTCGCCATCGGGGCGCTGACGTACCGGGTGAGCATCCGGCACGTGCTGCTGGCCCCGGAACTGAACCAGATGCTGCTGACGTTCGGGCTGGGCATCCTGCTGCAGAACCTCGCGCTGATGCTGCTGGGCGGGAACACCCGCACGGTCAGCACGCCGTACCAGGCGAGCAGCCTGCAACTGGGTGACCTCAGCGTGGGCGGCCCGAAGGCGCTGGCGTTCGGGCTGGCGGCGCTGCTGCTGGCCGCGCTGTACGGGGTGCTGTACCGCACGACGCTGGGCCGCCAGATGCGGGCCGTGGCGCAGAACCGCCGGGGAGCGCAGCTGATCGGCATCAACGTGGACCGCGTGTACCTGATCGCGTTCGGCGTGAGCTGCGGGCTGGCGGCGGTGGCGGGCGTGCTGGTCAGCGTGCTGCTGTTCGCGTCCCCGACGGTGGGGCTCGTGTTCGCGCTGAAGGCCTTCGCGATCATCGTCATGGCGGGCCTGGGGAACCTGACGGGCGTGCTGTGGGCATCGGTGCTGCTGGGCGTCAGCGAGGCGCTGGTGCAGACGTACGTGCCGGGCGGCGGCGGCTGGAGTGACGCGGTGTTCTTCCTGATGATCTTCGGAACGCTGGTGCTGCGGTCCTTCCGGGGCGCCAAATGA
- a CDS encoding ABC transporter substrate-binding protein: MKTLLMTGILLALSGASAVKVGVLLPLSGAGSVSGQAARSGYQLALDEINKAGGVLGKPLELEFADDGSAPAKAVPEFVKLVTVEKVDFMAGGVSSATSIAISGPAKQYGTFMAWIGAAAVPVEDAFADHPYFFHYHPWSYYNFEAILGYFKYLKTYKKAKNIAIAYEDGPFGSAGIDATVDAFKKAGFNVVMTEKFKTGSGNFGPLVSKAKAAKPDILYWVGYDTDALPLATEIKQQNLQLGLLYGTPPSWPVGFEKNKLADNVAGLSLWLSTSPNKDSRAFVAAYKKKYGTVTDEYFAPLAYVNLKTLAAAINRAGTTDKAKVAAEMAKTNVSTPFGQLTFSPSLKTKYQGFKAGNWLHFQYLGDARVPVYPIKFAQKPMVYGK, encoded by the coding sequence ATGAAAACACTCCTGATGACGGGCATTCTGCTTGCGCTGTCCGGCGCGAGCGCGGTGAAGGTCGGCGTGCTGCTTCCCCTGAGCGGGGCGGGCAGCGTGTCCGGGCAGGCCGCACGAAGCGGGTACCAGCTGGCACTCGACGAGATCAACAAGGCAGGCGGCGTGCTCGGCAAACCCCTGGAACTGGAATTCGCCGATGACGGCAGCGCCCCCGCCAAGGCCGTGCCGGAATTCGTGAAACTCGTGACGGTCGAGAAGGTGGACTTCATGGCGGGCGGCGTGAGCAGCGCCACCAGCATCGCCATCAGCGGCCCCGCCAAGCAGTACGGCACCTTCATGGCCTGGATCGGCGCGGCCGCCGTGCCCGTCGAGGACGCCTTCGCGGACCACCCGTACTTCTTCCACTACCACCCCTGGTCGTACTACAACTTCGAGGCGATCCTCGGGTACTTCAAGTACCTCAAGACGTACAAGAAAGCCAAGAACATCGCCATCGCGTACGAGGACGGCCCCTTCGGCAGCGCGGGCATCGACGCGACCGTGGACGCCTTCAAGAAGGCCGGGTTCAACGTCGTCATGACCGAGAAGTTCAAGACCGGCAGCGGCAACTTCGGCCCGCTGGTCAGCAAGGCCAAGGCCGCGAAGCCCGACATCCTGTACTGGGTCGGGTACGACACCGACGCCCTGCCCCTGGCGACCGAGATCAAGCAGCAGAACCTGCAGCTGGGCCTGCTGTACGGCACGCCCCCCAGCTGGCCCGTCGGCTTCGAGAAGAACAAACTGGCCGACAACGTCGCGGGCCTGAGCCTGTGGCTGTCCACCAGCCCCAACAAGGACAGCCGCGCGTTCGTCGCCGCGTACAAGAAGAAGTACGGCACGGTGACCGACGAGTACTTCGCGCCGCTGGCGTACGTGAACCTCAAGACGCTGGCCGCCGCGATCAACCGCGCGGGCACGACCGACAAGGCCAAAGTCGCCGCCGAGATGGCGAAGACGAACGTGTCCACGCCGTTCGGGCAGCTGACCTTCAGCCCCAGCCTGAAAACGAAGTACCAGGGCTTCAAGGCCGGGAACTGGCTGCACTTCCAGTACCTCGGGGACGCGCGCGTGCCGGTCTACCCGATCAAGTTCGCGCAGAAACCCATGGTGTACGGCAAGTAA
- a CDS encoding alpha/beta fold hydrolase, with translation MRDSQWTWTPGDSPGLFELRGDLNVAGVPVPVRLGGRAWGELNAARDNAVLVCHHYTGTMRAAGVQPDGTPGWWAALIGPGRALDTDRFHVVCLNSLGNVQVRDPQVVTTGPATPHPDGQPWGERFPAWTMADLHAAQCGLLRALDAPRWHAVVGPSFGGMQALQWAARAPALAPRVAAVVTSPVTGPVLRGVFGPLLHAAAQGDPDAALHETLRLITFFGLGADGMDLLFREEDVDAYLRTRTATADLSHVLDIGRAVQTHDLMEVAPLDELCRRWRDLGTRLLSVNVRGDQFFPAAEMRDFAARTQEAGVSHTHLEFDSPRGHLGGLTDTAAFEDALRDLLGAAPIPPALDVAEVRHV, from the coding sequence ATGCGAGACAGTCAGTGGACCTGGACCCCGGGCGACTCCCCCGGCCTGTTCGAACTGCGGGGTGACCTGAACGTGGCGGGCGTCCCCGTCCCCGTGCGCCTGGGCGGGCGCGCCTGGGGTGAACTGAACGCCGCGCGCGACAACGCCGTGTTGGTCTGCCACCACTACACCGGCACCATGCGCGCCGCCGGGGTTCAGCCTGACGGGACGCCCGGCTGGTGGGCGGCGCTGATCGGCCCCGGGCGGGCGCTGGACACCGACCGGTTCCACGTGGTGTGCCTGAACAGCCTGGGGAACGTGCAGGTGCGCGACCCGCAGGTCGTCACGACCGGCCCCGCCACGCCCCACCCGGACGGGCAGCCGTGGGGCGAGCGGTTCCCGGCGTGGACGATGGCGGACCTGCACGCGGCGCAGTGTGGCCTGCTGCGCGCGCTGGACGCTCCGCGCTGGCACGCGGTGGTCGGTCCCAGCTTCGGGGGGATGCAGGCGCTGCAGTGGGCGGCGCGCGCTCCGGCGCTGGCGCCGCGCGTGGCGGCGGTCGTGACCAGCCCGGTGACGGGTCCGGTGCTGCGCGGCGTGTTCGGGCCGCTGCTGCACGCGGCGGCGCAGGGTGACCCGGACGCGGCGCTGCACGAGACGCTGCGCCTGATCACCTTCTTCGGGCTTGGCGCGGACGGCATGGACCTGCTGTTCCGCGAGGAGGACGTGGACGCCTACCTGCGCACCCGCACCGCGACTGCCGACCTGAGCCACGTGCTGGACATCGGCCGGGCCGTGCAGACCCACGACCTGATGGAGGTCGCCCCGCTGGACGAGCTGTGCCGCCGCTGGCGCGACCTGGGCACCCGGCTCCTGAGCGTGAACGTGCGCGGCGACCAGTTCTTCCCCGCCGCCGAGATGCGAGATTTCGCCGCCCGGACGCAGGAGGCGGGTGTATCGCACACCCACCTGGAATTCGACTCGCCGCGCGGGCACCTGGGCGGCCTGACCGACACCGCCGCCTTCGAGGACGCCCTACGGGACCTGCTGGGCGCGGCGCCGATCCCGCCCGCGCTGGACGTGGCGGAGGTGCGCCATGTCTGA
- a CDS encoding alpha/beta fold hydrolase: MTRTLVALHGNFASARWWVDLLADPPAGWRVLAPDLPGFAGTPHKGEISIGSYADWVQDWLRAQGIEGPVLLGHSLGGAVALEVAAREPQALSGLVLAASAPLGGLVTPEENYPVLELLRTTPPLMEASLGALFPSRRPANFADLLADGANMAVTHYSGNARALAAWRVDAAPLAGLPTLVLGGELDPLITPDMVRAQATALGTAATILPGRGHGFPQEDPAAFRALLDGFRALLDGFLSSLPIS; the protein is encoded by the coding sequence ATGACCCGCACTCTGGTGGCCCTGCACGGGAATTTCGCGTCCGCCCGCTGGTGGGTGGACCTGCTGGCCGATCCGCCTGCAGGGTGGCGGGTGCTGGCCCCGGACCTGCCGGGCTTCGCGGGCACGCCCCACAAGGGTGAGATCTCGATTGGATCGTACGCGGACTGGGTGCAGGACTGGCTGCGCGCGCAGGGTATCGAAGGGCCCGTGCTGCTGGGACACTCGCTGGGCGGCGCGGTGGCGCTGGAGGTCGCGGCGCGTGAGCCGCAGGCCCTCTCGGGTCTGGTCCTGGCGGCCAGTGCGCCCCTGGGTGGGCTGGTCACGCCGGAGGAGAACTACCCGGTGCTGGAACTGCTGCGCACCACACCGCCGCTGATGGAGGCCAGCCTGGGCGCGCTGTTCCCGTCGCGGCGCCCCGCGAACTTCGCGGACCTGCTGGCGGACGGCGCGAACATGGCCGTCACGCACTACAGCGGGAACGCCCGCGCGCTGGCCGCGTGGCGGGTGGATGCGGCGCCCCTGGCCGGGCTGCCCACGCTGGTGCTGGGTGGTGAACTGGACCCGCTGATCACGCCGGACATGGTGCGCGCGCAGGCGACGGCGCTGGGCACGGCGGCCACCATCCTGCCCGGGCGCGGTCACGGGTTCCCGCAGGAGGACCCGGCCGCGTTCCGCGCGCTGCTGGACGGGTTCCGCGCGCTGCTGGACGGGTTCCTGTCCAGCCTCCCCATCTCCTAA
- a CDS encoding CoA transferase subunit A, whose amino-acid sequence MNKVYPDARAALHDIVADGQTIAVGGFGLCGIPEQLILALRDSGATGLTAVSNNAGVDGWGLGLLLETRQIRKMISSYVGENKEFERQYLAGELELEFTPQGTLAERMRAGGAGIPGFYTKTGVGTTVAEGKEHKDFDGQTFILERGIVADVALVKAWKADRAGNLVYRKTARNFNPMAATCGRVTVAEVEEIVEIGQIDPDDVDTPGIFVQRVVLNAAPEKRIEQRTVRAG is encoded by the coding sequence ATGAACAAGGTGTACCCCGACGCCCGCGCGGCGCTTCACGACATCGTCGCCGACGGCCAGACCATCGCCGTGGGCGGCTTCGGCCTGTGCGGCATTCCCGAACAGCTCATCCTCGCGCTGCGCGACAGCGGCGCGACCGGCCTGACCGCCGTCAGCAACAACGCCGGCGTGGACGGCTGGGGCCTGGGCCTGCTGCTCGAAACCCGCCAGATCCGCAAGATGATCAGCTCCTACGTCGGCGAGAACAAGGAATTCGAACGCCAGTACCTCGCCGGGGAACTCGAACTGGAATTCACCCCGCAGGGCACCCTGGCCGAACGCATGCGCGCCGGGGGCGCGGGCATCCCCGGCTTCTACACCAAGACCGGCGTGGGCACCACCGTCGCCGAGGGCAAGGAACACAAGGACTTCGACGGTCAGACGTTCATCCTGGAACGCGGCATCGTCGCCGACGTCGCGCTGGTGAAGGCGTGGAAGGCGGACCGGGCCGGGAACCTCGTGTACCGCAAGACCGCCCGCAACTTCAACCCCATGGCGGCCACCTGCGGCAGGGTCACGGTCGCGGAGGTCGAGGAGATCGTGGAGATCGGGCAGATCGACCCGGACGACGTGGACACCCCCGGCATCTTCGTGCAGCGCGTCGTGCTGAACGCTGCGCCCGAGAAACGCATCGAGCAGCGCACCGTCCGCGCAGGCTGA
- the nadE gene encoding ammonia-dependent NAD(+) synthetase yields the protein MRAQQSIIRELEVRPTVDPAAEVERRVAFLCTYLRASGTRGFVLGISGGQDSTLAGRLCQLAAERLRADGAEATFVAARLPYGVQADEADAQRALTFIRPDRSVTVNVKEAVDAASRAAAAALAETGVGGELRDFVRGNIKARERMVAQYALAGQLNLLVVGTDHAAEAVTGFFTKYGDGGVDVTPLTGLSKRQGAQLLEFLGAPEETWRKVPTADLEDDRPGLPDEVALGLTYAQIDDYLEGKEVAPEVAETLERMYRVTRHKRAVPVTPFDRWWQEA from the coding sequence ATGAGGGCGCAGCAGAGCATCATCAGGGAACTGGAAGTCCGGCCCACGGTGGACCCGGCGGCGGAGGTGGAGCGGCGCGTGGCGTTCCTGTGCACGTACCTGCGCGCGTCGGGCACGCGGGGGTTCGTGCTGGGGATCAGTGGCGGTCAGGACAGCACCCTGGCGGGGCGACTGTGCCAGCTGGCCGCCGAACGCCTGCGCGCCGACGGTGCCGAGGCGACGTTCGTGGCGGCGCGCCTGCCGTACGGCGTGCAGGCGGACGAGGCGGACGCGCAGCGCGCCCTGACGTTCATCCGCCCCGACCGGAGCGTGACGGTGAACGTGAAAGAGGCCGTGGACGCCGCCAGCCGGGCCGCCGCCGCCGCGCTGGCCGAGACGGGCGTGGGCGGCGAGCTGCGGGATTTTGTGCGGGGGAACATCAAGGCCCGCGAGCGGATGGTCGCGCAGTACGCGCTGGCCGGGCAGCTGAACCTGCTGGTGGTCGGCACCGATCACGCCGCCGAGGCGGTCACGGGCTTCTTCACGAAGTACGGGGACGGCGGCGTGGACGTCACGCCCCTGACCGGCCTGAGCAAACGCCAGGGCGCACAGCTCCTTGAATTCCTAGGCGCACCCGAGGAGACGTGGCGCAAGGTCCCCACCGCCGACCTGGAGGACGACCGCCCCGGCCTCCCCGATGAAGTGGCATTGGGCCTGACGTACGCCCAGATCGACGACTACCTCGAAGGGAAGGAGGTCGCGCCGGAGGTGGCCGAGACACTGGAGCGGATGTACCGCGTCACCCGCCACAAGCGCGCCGTGCCGGTCACGCCCTTCGACCGGTGGTGGCAGGAGGCGTGA